In Chlamydia serpentis, the following are encoded in one genomic region:
- a CDS encoding amino acid permease, whose protein sequence is MHSHSKPTKPLGTFTVGMLSLAVVISLRNLPLTAKHGLSTLFFYALAVTCFMIPYALISAELASFKPQGIYIWARDALGKWWGFFAIWMQWFHNMTWYPAMLAFIASTIVYKISPELAHNKVYIAVVILSGFWILTFFNFLGITSSALFSSICVVIGTLIPGIILVSLALFWIFSGNPIAISFSWGDIIPDFSNTSSFVLLAGMLLALCGLEANANLASDMINPRKNYPRAVFIGALATLTILVLGSLSIAIVIPKDEISLVSGLVKTFTLFFDKYNLSWMTGIIVVMTIAGSLGELNAWMFAGTKGLFISTQNDCLPKLFKKVNRKNVPTNLMLFQAIVVTIFTLLFLCLDSADLVYWILTALSIQMYLAMYICLFLAGPILRIKEPKAQRLYSVPGKLFGICVMSILGILSCIFALWVSFLPPQELTQMSAGSKLGYTAFLLLAFGLNCFIPFGIYFTHKRLSKLN, encoded by the coding sequence ATGCACTCGCACTCAAAACCAACGAAACCGTTGGGAACATTCACTGTAGGTATGCTATCGCTAGCTGTAGTGATTAGTTTGCGTAATCTCCCACTGACAGCAAAACACGGTCTGTCTACCTTGTTCTTTTATGCGCTAGCTGTCACATGTTTTATGATTCCCTATGCTCTGATTTCTGCTGAGCTTGCTTCTTTCAAACCTCAGGGAATTTATATTTGGGCACGTGATGCTCTAGGGAAATGGTGGGGATTCTTTGCTATATGGATGCAATGGTTTCACAATATGACCTGGTATCCTGCTATGTTAGCATTTATAGCTAGTACCATCGTTTATAAAATTAGTCCTGAATTAGCTCATAATAAAGTTTATATTGCCGTAGTAATTCTCTCTGGTTTTTGGATACTTACATTTTTTAATTTTTTAGGCATTACTTCCTCTGCATTATTCAGCTCCATCTGTGTAGTCATAGGAACATTAATTCCAGGTATAATCCTAGTCAGTCTGGCTCTCTTTTGGATTTTTTCTGGTAATCCTATTGCTATTTCTTTTTCCTGGGGAGATATTATTCCTGATTTCAGCAATACATCCTCATTTGTGTTACTTGCTGGAATGTTACTTGCATTATGTGGTCTAGAAGCTAACGCCAATCTTGCCTCTGATATGATAAATCCTAGGAAAAATTACCCAAGAGCAGTCTTTATTGGGGCACTAGCAACATTAACTATTTTAGTTTTAGGCTCTTTATCCATAGCAATTGTTATCCCTAAAGACGAGATTAGTCTAGTCTCCGGATTAGTAAAAACATTTACTTTGTTCTTCGATAAATACAACCTCTCTTGGATGACCGGAATTATCGTGGTGATGACCATTGCAGGATCCTTAGGAGAACTTAATGCCTGGATGTTCGCAGGAACTAAGGGACTTTTTATTTCTACCCAAAACGATTGTCTTCCTAAACTCTTCAAAAAAGTAAATAGAAAAAATGTTCCGACAAACCTAATGTTGTTCCAAGCAATTGTTGTGACAATATTTACACTTCTATTTCTGTGTCTAGATTCGGCAGACCTTGTCTATTGGATTCTAACTGCGTTAAGCATTCAAATGTATCTTGCGATGTATATTTGTTTATTCCTTGCAGGACCAATCTTGCGTATTAAAGAGCCCAAGGCCCAGCGTCTATATTCTGTGCCGGGAAAGCTGTTTGGTATCTGTGTAATGTCTATTCTAGGAATTCTATCCTGTATCTTTGCTCTTTGGGTAAGCTTTTTACCTCCACAAGAGCTTACCCAGATGTCTGCGGGAAGCAAACTAGGATATACTGCGTTCTTACTACTGGCCTTTGGGTTAAATTGTTTTATCCCTTTTGGAATTTATTTTACCCATAAACGCTTATCCAAATTGAATTAA
- a CDS encoding DciA family protein, whose product MFLKRKKRREFSQVQNARIASPIKHAKHYLHGYLKEIQKIVAARPHDVIEAWHQVFGDKYKKMSQAIGFRDHVLLVKVYNSSLYALLKQTPQHDLIASLHQVASHVQIREIQFLLG is encoded by the coding sequence ATGTTCTTAAAGCGGAAAAAAAGACGTGAATTTTCTCAAGTTCAAAATGCAAGAATAGCTTCCCCTATAAAACATGCTAAACACTATCTCCATGGTTATTTAAAGGAAATTCAAAAAATCGTAGCAGCTAGGCCTCATGATGTAATTGAGGCTTGGCATCAAGTTTTTGGAGATAAATATAAAAAGATGTCTCAAGCTATAGGGTTTAGAGATCACGTTTTATTAGTAAAAGTTTATAATTCTTCGTTATATGCTCTGTTAAAGCAGACGCCTCAGCATGATTTGATTGCGAGTTTGCATCAAGTAGCCTCTCATGTGCAGATCAGGGAAATACAGTTTTTGTTAGGATAG
- the mgtE gene encoding magnesium transporter, translated as MDSKTSHLDDELSFKLEKAFTCLSTDIHSHDLSKIVIEYNPIDLAYAVSCLPSESRAILYKNLSCITAKVAFIINTDSASRWAIFRRLSDTEVCALIEQMPPDEAVWVLDDIPDRRYRRILELIDSKKALKIRDLQKHGRNTAGRLMTNEFFAFLMETTVKDVSACIRSNPGIDLTRLVFVLDFKGELQGVVTDRSLIINPPEMSLKQIMNQVEHKVLPDATREEVVDLVERYKIAALPVVDEENFLIGAITYEDVVEAIEDIADETIARMAGTTEDVGYQTCHVVQRFLLRAPWLLVTLFAGLISASVMAYFQKISPALLAIIIFFIPLINGMSGNVGVQCSTILVRSMATGTLSFGRRRETIFKEMSIGLLTGVVLGILCGLVVYLMGFLGLNIFSGGGIQLGVTVATGVLGASLTATTLGVLSPFFFAKLGVDPALASGPIVTALNDIMSMIIFFLIAGSINFLFFS; from the coding sequence ATGGATTCTAAAACGAGTCATTTAGATGATGAGCTAAGCTTTAAATTAGAAAAAGCATTTACCTGTCTTTCAACAGATATACATTCTCATGATCTTTCTAAAATTGTGATTGAGTATAATCCTATAGATCTTGCTTACGCTGTTTCCTGTCTTCCTTCTGAATCACGTGCTATTCTGTATAAGAATCTGTCCTGTATTACTGCTAAAGTCGCCTTTATTATTAATACTGACTCTGCCTCACGGTGGGCAATTTTTCGTAGGCTATCTGATACTGAGGTCTGTGCTTTGATTGAACAGATGCCTCCAGACGAAGCTGTATGGGTGTTAGATGATATTCCCGATCGTAGGTATCGCAGAATCCTCGAGCTTATAGATTCTAAAAAAGCATTAAAAATTCGTGATCTCCAGAAGCACGGAAGAAATACTGCAGGAAGGCTTATGACTAATGAGTTTTTTGCCTTTTTGATGGAAACCACAGTAAAAGATGTTTCTGCTTGCATTCGAAGTAATCCTGGGATTGATTTAACCCGTTTAGTATTTGTTTTGGATTTTAAAGGTGAGTTGCAAGGGGTTGTTACTGATAGAAGTTTGATTATCAATCCTCCTGAGATGTCTTTGAAACAGATTATGAATCAAGTTGAACATAAGGTACTGCCAGATGCTACACGTGAAGAAGTGGTTGATCTTGTAGAAAGGTATAAAATTGCAGCCCTTCCTGTCGTTGACGAGGAAAACTTCTTGATAGGAGCTATTACCTATGAAGACGTTGTTGAAGCTATTGAAGATATTGCCGATGAAACTATAGCTAGGATGGCAGGGACTACTGAAGATGTAGGGTACCAAACTTGCCATGTTGTACAAAGATTTTTACTTAGAGCTCCTTGGCTTTTAGTAACTCTTTTCGCTGGTTTGATTAGTGCCTCTGTGATGGCATATTTTCAAAAAATTTCTCCCGCCCTTTTGGCAATAATTATATTTTTTATTCCTTTGATTAATGGAATGTCAGGAAACGTAGGCGTTCAGTGTAGCACGATTTTAGTGCGTAGCATGGCTACAGGAACTCTTTCTTTTGGACGTCGTCGTGAGACTATTTTTAAAGAGATGAGTATAGGATTACTTACAGGAGTTGTTTTAGGGATTCTATGTGGTCTTGTTGTCTATTTAATGGGATTTCTAGGGTTAAATATTTTTTCTGGAGGAGGAATTCAACTAGGGGTTACTGTAGCTACTGGGGTTTTAGGAGCCTCCCTTACTGCTACGACTTTGGGGGTTTTATCTCCGTTTTTCTTCGCTAAATTAGGAGTTGATCCTGCTTTAGCTTCTGGGCCAATTGTTACTGCTTTAAATGATATTATGTCAATGATAATTTTCTTCCTAATAGCAGGAAGTATAAACTTTCTTTTTTTTAGTTAA
- the gyrB gene encoding DNA topoisomerase (ATP-hydrolyzing) subunit B — translation MDPKEKNYDASAITVLEGLQAVRERPGMYIGDTGATGLHHLVYEVVDNSIDEAMAGYCSRIDVRILEDGGIVVTDDGRGIPIEIHERESFKQGREVSALEVVLTVLHAGGKFDKDSYKVSGGLHGVGVSCVNALSEKLIAKVFKDKKYYQMEFSRGSPSTLLECLGATDKQGTEITFYPDPKIFSTCTFDRSILIKRLRELAFLNRGITIVFEDDRDVGFDKTIFFYEGGIQSFVSYLNQNKESLFCDPIYISGTRSGDDGDIEFEGALQWNSGYSELIYSYANNIPTRQGGTHLTGFSTALTRVINSYIKTHNLAKNNKLALTGEDIREGLTAVISVKVPNPQFEGQTKQKLGNSDVGSVAQQVVGEALTIFFEENPQIARTIVDKVFVAAQAREAAKKARELTLRKSALDSARLPGKLIDCLEKDPEKCEMYIVEGDSAGGSAKQGRDRRFQAILPIRGKILNVEKARLQKVFQNQEIGTIIAALGCGIGSDNFNLSKLRYRRIIIMTDADVDGSHIRTLLLTFFYRHMTSLIENECVYIAQPPLYKVSKKKEFRYILSEKEMDNYLLTLGTNESSIFFKSTGRELRGEALESFINTILDVESFITALEKKAIPFSEFLEMYKEDLGYPLYYFTPGSGKQGGYYLYSDEQKEEILSQEEGTYAKIIELYKVAAFIDIQEQLKDYGLDICNYLISQKNEIVIVCQDSPSRNYSCYTLEEVINHLKNLGRKGIEIQRYKGLGEMNADQLWDTTMNPEQRTLIRVSLKDAVEADHIFTMLMGEEVPPRREFIESHALSIRMNNLDI, via the coding sequence ATGGACCCGAAAGAAAAAAATTATGATGCTTCTGCCATTACTGTTTTGGAAGGGCTACAAGCTGTTCGTGAACGCCCTGGTATGTATATTGGAGATACAGGAGCCACAGGTCTGCATCACCTAGTCTATGAGGTTGTAGACAATAGTATTGATGAAGCCATGGCAGGTTATTGTTCGAGGATAGATGTCCGTATTTTAGAGGATGGAGGCATTGTCGTTACAGACGATGGTAGAGGCATTCCTATAGAAATTCATGAAAGAGAGTCTTTTAAACAGGGAAGAGAAGTTTCTGCTTTGGAGGTTGTCTTGACCGTGCTTCATGCTGGAGGAAAGTTTGATAAAGATAGCTACAAAGTGTCTGGAGGATTACACGGGGTCGGAGTCTCCTGTGTTAATGCTCTTTCTGAAAAATTGATTGCTAAGGTATTTAAAGATAAAAAGTATTACCAAATGGAATTTTCTCGAGGAAGTCCTTCAACTTTATTGGAGTGTTTGGGAGCTACTGATAAACAGGGAACCGAAATTACTTTTTATCCTGATCCTAAGATATTTTCGACATGTACTTTTGATCGATCTATTTTAATAAAGCGTTTACGAGAGTTGGCTTTCTTAAATCGTGGGATCACAATAGTATTTGAAGATGACCGTGATGTTGGCTTTGATAAGACTATCTTTTTCTATGAAGGAGGTATTCAATCTTTTGTCAGCTATCTTAATCAAAATAAAGAAAGCCTTTTTTGTGATCCTATTTATATTTCTGGAACCCGTTCAGGAGATGACGGAGATATTGAGTTTGAAGGAGCCTTACAATGGAATTCAGGGTATTCTGAACTTATCTATTCCTATGCTAACAATATTCCTACGCGCCAGGGAGGAACTCATCTTACAGGATTTTCAACAGCTCTTACTCGGGTAATCAATTCTTATATTAAAACTCATAACCTTGCTAAGAATAATAAGCTTGCTTTAACAGGAGAGGATATTCGAGAGGGACTCACTGCAGTTATTTCTGTAAAAGTGCCCAATCCTCAATTTGAAGGGCAAACTAAACAGAAATTAGGAAATAGTGATGTTGGCTCTGTTGCTCAGCAAGTTGTAGGAGAAGCTTTAACTATCTTTTTCGAAGAGAACCCTCAAATTGCTAGGACGATTGTTGATAAAGTTTTTGTGGCGGCACAGGCTCGAGAAGCTGCAAAAAAAGCACGTGAGCTCACCTTAAGAAAAAGCGCTTTGGATAGTGCAAGATTGCCAGGTAAATTGATCGATTGTTTAGAAAAAGATCCTGAAAAATGTGAGATGTACATTGTAGAAGGAGATTCTGCTGGTGGATCTGCAAAACAAGGCCGTGATCGGAGATTTCAAGCGATTTTGCCTATCCGAGGTAAAATTCTTAATGTAGAAAAAGCTCGTTTACAAAAAGTTTTTCAAAATCAAGAGATAGGAACTATTATCGCAGCTTTAGGATGCGGTATAGGTTCTGACAACTTTAATCTGAGTAAATTGCGCTATAGGCGTATCATTATCATGACAGATGCTGACGTTGACGGATCTCATATTCGTACCTTGCTTCTTACCTTCTTTTATCGTCATATGACGTCCCTTATTGAGAATGAATGTGTCTATATTGCGCAGCCTCCTTTGTATAAAGTGAGTAAGAAAAAAGAGTTCCGCTATATTCTATCAGAGAAAGAGATGGACAATTATTTGTTAACATTAGGTACAAATGAAAGTTCTATCTTCTTTAAGTCTACAGGACGAGAACTACGAGGAGAAGCTTTAGAAAGCTTTATAAATACGATTTTAGATGTGGAGAGCTTTATAACTGCCCTTGAGAAAAAAGCAATTCCTTTCTCTGAATTTTTAGAGATGTATAAAGAAGATTTAGGTTACCCTTTGTATTATTTTACTCCAGGTAGTGGCAAGCAAGGCGGGTATTACCTATATTCTGATGAACAGAAAGAAGAAATATTAAGTCAAGAAGAAGGGACTTATGCTAAAATTATAGAACTTTATAAGGTCGCTGCATTTATAGATATTCAAGAGCAACTCAAAGATTATGGTTTAGATATTTGTAATTATCTTATCTCTCAGAAAAATGAAATTGTAATTGTTTGCCAAGATTCTCCAAGCCGTAATTATAGTTGTTATACTCTCGAAGAAGTCATTAACCATCTTAAAAATCTTGGAAGAAAAGGTATAGAAATTCAGAGGTATAAGGGTCTTGGTGAGATGAATGCAGATCAATTATGGGATACTACTATGAACCCAGAGCAGAGGACGCTAATCCGTGTTTCATTGAAGGATGCTGTAGAAGCTGATCATATTTTCACTATGTTAATGGGTGAAGAAGTGCCTCCAAGAAGAGAGTTCATTGAAAGCCATGCCCTGTCCATTAGGATGAATAATTTAGATATTTAG
- a CDS encoding methionine ABC transporter permease, producing the protein MQSDLIQILLKETINTFYMVFSAFFFACLFGGMLGLGMFYTSPNSLNPKKSLYAILSIILSFLTAIPFAILIVILFPITRWIIGTSLGPTASIVPLTIGTIPFVVTIVVDAFRTSALNYLEAAVALGIPKRNILFDILLPESYPQLVFSLKSLFIHLISCSTLAGFVGGGGLGQLLLQYGYYRFEFPITVSVLVITLALIESIRILGDVWGRCILRCRGIL; encoded by the coding sequence ATGCAATCTGATCTTATTCAAATTTTATTAAAAGAAACTATTAACACGTTTTACATGGTTTTCTCTGCTTTTTTCTTTGCTTGTCTTTTTGGGGGGATGTTAGGTTTGGGGATGTTTTATACTTCGCCTAACAGTCTTAATCCCAAGAAAAGCCTTTATGCAATACTATCAATAATTTTGAGTTTTCTTACGGCTATTCCGTTTGCTATTCTCATTGTTATTTTGTTTCCTATCACGCGATGGATTATTGGAACTTCTTTAGGTCCTACGGCTTCTATTGTGCCTCTGACTATTGGAACGATTCCTTTTGTTGTCACCATAGTTGTTGATGCTTTTCGAACTTCTGCTCTAAACTATCTTGAAGCTGCAGTTGCTTTAGGAATTCCTAAGAGAAATATTCTTTTTGATATACTTTTACCTGAAAGTTATCCTCAGCTAGTATTTTCTCTTAAGTCTCTTTTTATTCATCTCATTTCATGTTCGACTCTTGCAGGATTTGTTGGAGGAGGAGGGTTAGGGCAACTATTATTACAGTATGGTTATTACCGTTTTGAATTTCCTATTACAGTATCAGTACTTGTTATAACTTTAGCTCTTATTGAGTCTATACGTATTCTAGGAGATGTTTGGGGGCGCTGTATATTAAGATGTAGAGGGATTCTATGA
- a CDS encoding class I fructose-bisphosphate aldolase — MLNIHDILGNDDENLLSYQCKYITKDKLTLPSHDFVDKVFGVSDRNNRVLRSLQTMFSHGRLGNSGYLSILPVDQGIEHSAGASFAINPIYFDPENIVKLAIESGCSAVASTYGVLSLLSRKYAHKIPFMLKLNHNELLSYPTKYHQIFFTQVESAYAMGAIAVGATVYFGSDTSNEEIVAVSKAFAKARSLGLATVLWCYLRNPAFITNGVDYHTAADLTAQADHLGATLGADIVKQKLPTCQGGFKAINFGKTDERVYSELSSNHPIDLCRYQVLNSYCGKVGLINSGGPSGKNDFAEAAKTAVINKRAGGMGLILGRKAFQRPFSEGVQLLNLVQDIYLDPNITIA; from the coding sequence ATGTTGAATATTCATGATATTCTAGGAAATGATGATGAAAACCTATTGTCATATCAATGTAAATATATAACAAAAGATAAGCTTACTCTTCCCTCCCACGACTTTGTAGATAAGGTTTTTGGAGTTTCGGATAGAAATAACCGTGTTCTCAGATCTCTACAAACGATGTTTTCTCATGGAAGACTAGGAAATTCAGGTTATCTATCTATACTTCCTGTAGACCAAGGTATAGAACACTCAGCAGGCGCTTCTTTTGCTATCAATCCGATCTATTTCGACCCTGAAAACATAGTAAAACTTGCAATAGAATCTGGATGTAGTGCAGTTGCTTCGACCTATGGGGTGCTTAGTTTACTTTCTAGAAAATATGCTCATAAGATTCCGTTTATGCTCAAACTAAATCATAATGAATTACTTTCCTACCCAACAAAATATCATCAGATTTTCTTTACTCAAGTAGAGTCTGCATATGCAATGGGCGCCATTGCTGTAGGAGCTACAGTTTATTTTGGTTCAGATACTTCTAATGAAGAAATTGTAGCCGTTTCTAAAGCGTTTGCTAAAGCTCGTTCTCTGGGTCTAGCCACTGTACTTTGGTGCTACTTACGTAACCCAGCTTTTATTACTAACGGTGTAGATTATCATACTGCAGCAGATCTCACAGCACAAGCGGATCACCTAGGTGCTACTTTAGGAGCTGATATTGTTAAACAAAAGCTTCCTACATGCCAAGGAGGGTTTAAAGCTATTAATTTTGGAAAAACCGATGAAAGAGTATACTCTGAACTCTCATCAAACCATCCTATTGATCTCTGCCGTTACCAAGTCCTAAATAGCTACTGCGGCAAAGTAGGTTTAATTAACTCGGGAGGACCTTCTGGAAAAAATGATTTTGCAGAAGCTGCTAAAACAGCAGTCATTAACAAAAGGGCCGGCGGTATGGGCTTAATTTTAGGAAGAAAAGCCTTTCAGAGGCCCTTTTCAGAGGGCGTACAGTTATTAAACCTAGTTCAAGATATTTATTTAGATCCTAATATTACAATAGCTTAA
- a CDS encoding methionine ABC transporter ATP-binding protein yields the protein MSQQHSPIISVQNISKKFGDQAILSKVSFSVYPQEVFGIVGHSGSGKTTLLRCLDFLEFPTSGFINVAGFDNSLPIKKLSRCDFAKKVGYISQNYGLFSSKTVFENIAYPLRIHNPGFSKDEIEEKVYDTLNFLDLYHRKSAYPGNLSGGQKQKVAIARAIVCQPEVVLCDEITSALDPKSTEDIIERLLQLNQDRGVTLVLVSHEIDLIKKMCSHVLVMHQGSVEEFGVTEKLFLTSNNPITHELFHQDIATVSLNSYYSPKAREEILQLKFPKELAVQGIINKVLQTGLVSMNILSGNISLFRKTPIGFLIVVLEGEIENRKKAKEFLIELGVLVQEFF from the coding sequence GTGTCACAACAACATTCTCCTATCATTTCAGTTCAAAATATTAGCAAGAAGTTCGGAGATCAAGCGATTCTCTCCAAAGTATCCTTTTCTGTCTATCCTCAAGAAGTTTTTGGTATAGTTGGTCATAGCGGTTCTGGGAAAACAACACTTTTACGTTGTTTAGATTTCCTTGAGTTCCCCACATCTGGCTTTATAAATGTAGCTGGATTTGATAATTCTTTACCAATAAAGAAGTTGTCTCGTTGTGATTTTGCTAAAAAAGTTGGCTATATTTCTCAAAATTATGGTCTGTTTTCTTCTAAAACCGTATTTGAAAATATAGCGTATCCTCTTCGAATTCACAACCCAGGATTTTCTAAAGATGAAATCGAAGAAAAAGTATATGATACTCTTAATTTTTTAGATCTATACCATAGAAAATCTGCATATCCTGGAAATTTAAGCGGTGGCCAAAAGCAAAAAGTTGCTATTGCTAGAGCTATTGTTTGTCAGCCTGAAGTTGTACTTTGTGATGAGATTACCTCCGCCTTAGATCCAAAGTCTACTGAAGATATTATTGAAAGGCTTTTGCAGTTAAATCAAGATAGGGGGGTGACTTTAGTTCTGGTTTCTCATGAAATTGATCTAATCAAAAAAATGTGTTCTCACGTTTTAGTAATGCATCAAGGTTCGGTAGAAGAATTCGGAGTTACAGAAAAACTCTTTTTGACTTCTAACAATCCAATTACCCATGAACTGTTTCATCAAGATATTGCTACTGTTTCTTTAAATTCATACTATTCCCCAAAAGCTAGAGAAGAAATTTTGCAATTAAAATTTCCTAAAGAACTTGCTGTACAAGGGATTATTAATAAGGTCCTTCAAACTGGGCTTGTATCAATGAATATTCTTTCAGGTAACATTAGTTTATTCAGAAAAACCCCTATAGGATTTTTAATTGTTGTTTTAGAAGGAGAAATCGAAAATCGTAAAAAAGCGAAGGAGTTTTTGATTGAACTCGGCGTTCTTGTTCAGGAGTTTTTTTAA
- a CDS encoding MetQ/NlpA family ABC transporter substrate-binding protein, with the protein MKKKWLVFIFFALLLSSCEKHESRDTIRIVASPTPHAELLNSLQAEAKELGIRLQILPVDDYRIPNRLLLDKQIDANYFQHQVFLEDECERYACKDKLAVIAKVHLEPQAIYSRKFSCLNSLKNQKKLTIAIPVDCTNAERALRLLEDCGIIVCKEPKNLNMTAKDVYGKENRVVNILEVSAPLLVGSLSDVDAAVIPGNFAIAANLSPRNDSLCLEDLFISKYTNLVVVRSEDLSSPKIIKLQKLFQSPSIKSFFDVKYRGDILTITQES; encoded by the coding sequence ATGAAAAAGAAATGGCTTGTGTTTATATTTTTTGCTCTATTGTTGAGCTCTTGTGAGAAACACGAATCTCGAGATACAATACGTATTGTCGCTAGTCCGACACCTCATGCCGAGTTATTGAATAGTTTGCAGGCTGAAGCTAAGGAACTTGGAATTAGGTTACAGATACTTCCTGTAGATGACTATCGTATTCCGAATCGTTTGCTTTTAGATAAACAAATTGATGCAAATTACTTTCAACACCAAGTTTTTCTTGAGGATGAATGTGAACGTTATGCTTGCAAAGACAAGTTAGCTGTTATTGCTAAAGTACATTTAGAACCTCAGGCAATTTATTCTAGAAAGTTTTCTTGTTTAAATAGTTTAAAAAACCAAAAGAAACTGACAATAGCTATTCCTGTAGATTGTACAAACGCTGAGCGTGCTTTGCGCTTATTAGAAGATTGTGGGATTATTGTATGCAAGGAACCTAAGAATTTGAATATGACAGCTAAGGATGTCTATGGAAAAGAAAACAGGGTTGTCAACATACTAGAAGTCTCTGCTCCACTTCTTGTAGGATCTCTTAGTGATGTTGATGCTGCCGTTATTCCTGGAAATTTCGCTATAGCAGCAAATTTGTCTCCAAGAAATGATAGTCTTTGTTTAGAAGATCTCTTTATATCTAAATACACAAATCTTGTAGTCGTTCGTTCTGAAGATTTATCTTCACCTAAAATAATTAAATTACAAAAGCTATTTCAATCCCCATCTATAAAGAGTTTTTTCGATGTAAAGTATCGTGGAGATATTTTAACAATAACTCAAGAAAGTTAA
- a CDS encoding CT214 family putative inclusion membrane protein — MSTSFSASILNSEPTEATCLVIRHDKRYVSLALKILAVFATALLVLTVIVAVLVGCHLIVAPMGLAVWGLGASVGCLISTVLIFCLYKKAGTLIKLSRESVGHLTKDESFPGFLKKRGPTERITEVIERTPSRPTTPISDAISEEDDSDSWMIIKSNFYRNDKVDSRSISQRLASLKKEVQLLIKDFSRVSQKDKIKSTIQQLLLPSMLRRGSKDSFFNYLIRLEKVIETYSPSEMVLLFLTEPEIGGGIFKKLLVYESSSGSEKNEIARYLGLINFINLWCYGWFLEEKCIKKISTYNPNLLTDEAKVYLETGNIVQFLLSLQTQELQNQVQACLLKYDIKIFSAKDMASDNPGINILAYLQEEDWLLDIKDSLDRRLRDCKSLVRPSNALFAASVTYHRSKLQKLCEFFELYSKEITGTPFMVLELLFGDKYYQLFIKDLLEKAMPISVWKSLLRPWIMALCCSGIVTQKELEILAKHIQVSLQDLTKGVASGTILDLLLKHTFKA, encoded by the coding sequence TTGTCTACTTCATTTTCTGCTTCCATTCTAAATAGCGAGCCAACAGAAGCTACATGTTTAGTTATTAGGCATGATAAGCGGTACGTTTCTTTGGCTCTCAAGATTCTTGCAGTCTTTGCCACCGCGCTACTTGTCTTAACGGTTATCGTTGCGGTTCTGGTAGGTTGTCATCTAATAGTAGCTCCTATGGGTTTGGCTGTTTGGGGATTGGGAGCCTCAGTAGGCTGTTTAATATCTACTGTTCTTATCTTTTGTCTTTATAAGAAAGCAGGGACTTTAATTAAGCTCTCTAGAGAGAGTGTTGGTCACTTAACTAAAGATGAAAGTTTTCCTGGGTTCCTGAAAAAACGAGGACCTACCGAAAGGATTACTGAAGTCATTGAAAGAACTCCTTCGAGACCTACTACCCCAATATCTGACGCAATATCTGAGGAAGATGACTCTGATTCTTGGATGATCATCAAAAGTAACTTTTATCGTAATGATAAGGTAGATTCTAGGTCTATATCACAACGACTAGCGTCCTTGAAAAAGGAAGTTCAATTGTTAATAAAGGACTTTTCCCGGGTTTCCCAGAAAGACAAAATTAAATCTACGATCCAACAGCTTCTTCTTCCCAGTATGCTAAGAAGAGGGTCTAAGGACTCATTCTTTAACTATTTAATACGTCTAGAGAAAGTGATAGAGACCTACTCTCCCTCCGAGATGGTTTTACTTTTTTTGACAGAGCCAGAGATTGGAGGTGGTATATTTAAGAAGTTACTAGTTTACGAGTCTTCTTCAGGGAGTGAAAAAAATGAAATAGCCCGTTATTTAGGGCTTATTAATTTTATTAATCTTTGGTGTTATGGATGGTTTTTAGAAGAAAAGTGCATTAAGAAAATCTCTACATATAATCCTAACCTCCTTACTGATGAAGCAAAGGTTTATCTAGAAACAGGAAACATAGTTCAGTTCCTCTTATCTTTACAGACTCAAGAGTTGCAAAATCAGGTCCAAGCTTGTCTTTTAAAGTATGATATTAAAATCTTTAGTGCTAAAGATATGGCTTCTGACAATCCAGGAATAAATATTCTTGCTTATCTTCAAGAAGAGGATTGGTTACTAGATATAAAAGATAGTTTAGATCGACGATTACGAGATTGTAAATCGCTTGTACGCCCTTCAAATGCACTCTTTGCTGCATCGGTAACTTATCACCGCTCTAAACTACAAAAGTTATGTGAATTCTTTGAACTCTATTCCAAAGAGATTACAGGGACTCCCTTTATGGTATTAGAGCTATTATTCGGAGACAAGTATTATCAATTATTTATAAAAGATTTGTTAGAAAAGGCTATGCCGATTTCTGTTTGGAAATCATTGCTTCGCCCTTGGATAATGGCTCTATGTTGTTCTGGTATTGTTACTCAAAAAGAGCTGGAAATTTTAGCAAAACATATACAAGTCTCTCTTCAAGACTTGACCAAAGGTGTAGCTTCTGGAACAATACTGGACCTTTTATTAAAACATACTTTTAAAGCATGA